One region of Bacterioplanoides sp. SCSIO 12839 genomic DNA includes:
- a CDS encoding efflux RND transporter periplasmic adaptor subunit — protein MTLHLNQGHIAAIVLFLLMIIWVASGSLGPEQEFSNPRPLVMESGLKRVQVERMQGEATQREVLISARTAANRRVELRSEIRAKVVAIHKNKGERVQKGDVLIELDARDWPARLKQAKANLKQRQLEEQSAQKLFAKGLANESQLAKVQTDLANAEAEMIQYTLQVNATQIKAPFDGIVDQRNVEIGDFVKDGQEIATVLDFSPYLVTGNLAEQEAANVHIGDQAYAILVNGQRVNGHIRFVASEADAQTRTFPVELEVKNPSGVMTSGLTAKIHVPQPETHAYHVSPALLILNDEGKLGLKGIDEEHRVTFLPISLLKADKAGIWVYGLGEKADIITIGQGFVEYGELVEPVFVTEQHQETAEPAASDANLDTQAALSAG, from the coding sequence ATGACACTACATTTAAATCAGGGGCATATCGCAGCCATTGTGCTGTTTTTATTAATGATTATCTGGGTCGCCAGTGGCAGCCTCGGCCCGGAACAGGAATTTTCTAATCCCAGGCCGCTGGTAATGGAATCCGGCCTGAAGCGAGTTCAGGTAGAAAGGATGCAAGGCGAGGCGACACAGCGTGAAGTCCTGATTTCTGCCAGAACCGCAGCCAACCGCCGGGTGGAATTACGTTCTGAAATCCGTGCCAAAGTGGTGGCTATTCATAAAAACAAAGGTGAGCGGGTTCAAAAAGGCGATGTATTAATCGAACTGGATGCACGAGACTGGCCTGCCCGCCTGAAACAAGCCAAAGCAAATTTAAAACAACGTCAGCTGGAGGAGCAAAGCGCCCAAAAGTTGTTTGCAAAAGGCCTGGCCAACGAATCTCAGCTGGCCAAAGTACAAACGGATCTAGCGAATGCGGAAGCCGAAATGATTCAGTACACCTTGCAAGTGAATGCGACTCAGATTAAAGCCCCCTTCGATGGCATTGTTGACCAGCGTAATGTAGAAATTGGTGATTTTGTTAAAGACGGCCAGGAAATCGCAACCGTACTCGACTTTTCGCCTTATCTGGTGACTGGCAATTTAGCCGAACAGGAAGCGGCTAACGTTCATATTGGTGATCAGGCTTATGCCATTTTGGTCAATGGCCAGCGTGTGAATGGCCACATCCGTTTTGTCGCTTCAGAAGCAGATGCACAAACCCGTACGTTTCCGGTTGAACTGGAAGTTAAAAACCCAAGTGGCGTTATGACTAGCGGCTTAACGGCCAAAATTCACGTACCTCAGCCAGAAACTCATGCTTATCATGTGTCTCCAGCATTATTAATTCTCAACGATGAAGGCAAACTAGGCCTGAAAGGCATTGATGAAGAACACCGAGTCACCTTCCTGCCAATCAGTTTATTAAAAGCCGACAAAGCCGGCATCTGGGTTTATGGCCTGGGAGAAAAGGCCGACATCATTACGATAGGCCAGGGGTTTGTCGAATATGGAGAACTGGTCGAACCCGTATTTGTGACCGAACAACACCAGGAGACGGCGGAACCCGCTGCCTCCGATGCCAACCTGGATACACAAGCCGCATTAAGTGCAGGGTAA
- a CDS encoding ATP-binding cassette domain-containing protein: MMLVQLKQVELAFGDHVLFDKIDLEIHSGERVCIVGRNGAGKSTLLKVLNSSVIPDDGSVVKRDMLRVATLQQELPQTTDMPVYDVVAEGLGDLGHVIAQYHDETAKGAAANLKLLEQLQSKIEAADGWSWQQKVDAIIQKLNLPGEASFSSLSGGWQRRVMLARALVVEPELLILDEPTNHMDVPTIEWLEEQLKQFNGSLVFISHDRAFVQNLSTRIIDLDRGHVHEWRGDYLSFISHREKRLEDEAAQNALFDKRLAEEEKWIRQGIKARRTRNEGRVERLKEMRKERKARREVAGTANLNLGQAENSGKMVFEIQNLSYTWQKEDGKAIPQVDDFTANVLRGDRIGLVGPNGVGKSTLLKLLLGKLEPQQGKIKVGTKLEVAYFDQARHQLDEEKSIADNVADGKDHVIVNGNSRHIIGYLGDFMFSGERARTPVKALSGGERNRVLLAKLFLKPCNLLVMDEPTNDLDVETLELLEERLLEYNATLLLVSHDRAFIDNVVTQLWVFGENGHIDEQVGGYSDWQERKVALEKQKPAAQKTAVKKTEPAKNEAVSTPAATTAPAPQKKKLSYKLQRELDSLPDQIAETEAARDALLEQSNAADFYSGDADNVQKVLAQLAEMEEKLEQLEERWLELEEMTE; encoded by the coding sequence ATGATGTTGGTGCAGTTAAAGCAGGTTGAGCTGGCGTTTGGTGATCATGTGCTGTTCGACAAAATTGATCTGGAGATTCACTCCGGCGAACGAGTATGTATCGTTGGTCGCAATGGCGCTGGTAAATCCACCTTGCTGAAAGTGCTCAACAGCTCTGTTATCCCGGATGATGGCAGTGTGGTGAAGCGCGATATGCTGCGGGTCGCAACGCTGCAACAGGAATTGCCACAAACGACGGATATGCCGGTTTACGATGTGGTGGCGGAAGGATTGGGGGATCTTGGCCATGTGATTGCGCAATACCATGATGAAACCGCCAAAGGTGCCGCAGCGAATTTAAAATTACTGGAGCAGTTGCAGAGCAAAATTGAAGCCGCTGATGGCTGGAGCTGGCAGCAAAAAGTGGACGCCATTATCCAGAAATTAAACTTACCGGGTGAAGCGAGTTTTTCCTCGCTCTCCGGTGGCTGGCAGCGTCGGGTGATGCTGGCACGTGCGTTAGTGGTTGAGCCGGAATTACTGATTCTTGACGAACCTACCAACCATATGGATGTGCCCACGATTGAATGGCTGGAAGAGCAACTTAAGCAGTTTAATGGCTCGCTGGTGTTTATTAGTCACGACCGGGCGTTTGTGCAGAATTTATCAACCCGTATTATCGATCTGGATCGTGGTCATGTGCATGAGTGGCGCGGTGATTATTTAAGTTTTATCAGCCACCGGGAAAAACGACTGGAAGACGAAGCGGCACAAAACGCTTTGTTTGATAAACGCCTGGCGGAAGAAGAAAAGTGGATTCGTCAGGGCATCAAAGCTCGCCGTACCCGTAATGAGGGTCGGGTTGAGCGCTTAAAAGAAATGCGGAAAGAACGTAAAGCGCGCCGTGAGGTGGCCGGCACCGCCAACCTGAATCTGGGTCAGGCTGAAAACTCCGGCAAAATGGTGTTCGAAATTCAGAATCTGTCTTATACCTGGCAGAAAGAGGATGGTAAGGCTATCCCACAGGTGGACGATTTCACCGCTAATGTCTTGCGTGGCGACCGTATTGGTTTGGTAGGCCCCAATGGGGTCGGCAAAAGTACCTTATTAAAGTTGCTGTTAGGCAAACTTGAACCGCAGCAAGGTAAAATCAAGGTGGGAACCAAGCTGGAGGTGGCCTACTTCGATCAGGCACGTCATCAGTTGGATGAAGAAAAATCCATCGCGGATAACGTCGCTGACGGAAAAGATCACGTCATCGTGAATGGTAATTCACGCCATATTATTGGTTATCTCGGCGACTTTATGTTTTCGGGAGAGCGAGCCCGAACGCCGGTTAAAGCCCTATCGGGTGGTGAGCGAAACCGGGTGCTGCTGGCCAAGCTGTTCCTCAAGCCTTGTAACTTGTTGGTGATGGATGAGCCTACCAACGACCTGGATGTGGAAACTCTGGAGCTGCTGGAAGAGCGCTTGTTGGAATACAACGCCACCTTGTTACTGGTGAGTCACGACCGGGCCTTTATCGACAATGTGGTGACCCAGCTTTGGGTGTTTGGTGAAAACGGCCATATTGATGAGCAGGTGGGTGGCTACAGCGATTGGCAGGAACGCAAAGTGGCACTGGAAAAGCAGAAACCTGCTGCCCAGAAAACAGCGGTGAAAAAAACAGAGCCTGCGAAAAATGAAGCCGTATCAACCCCAGCAGCTACCACTGCACCAGCACCCCAAAAGAAAAAACTCAGCTACAAGCTGCAGCGTGAGCTGGATAGCCTGCCGGATCAGATTGCTGAAACGGAAGCCGCACGGGATGCTTTATTAGAGCAAAGCAATGCGGCTGATTTTTATTCCGGAGATGCCGATAACGTCCAGAAAGTGCTGGCCCAGTTAGCCGAAATGGAAGAGAAACTGGAGCAGCTGGAAGAACGTTGGCTGGAGCTTGAGGAGATGACGGAATGA
- a CDS encoding DUF2835 domain-containing protein — protein sequence MSNPSIIVDLAIPADEYLRVYQGSAKLVSAIASDGRRVQFPANILHKMITRDGIYGRFLIEFNREGKFQKIQRIG from the coding sequence ATGAGCAATCCCAGTATCATTGTTGATTTAGCCATTCCTGCCGATGAATACCTACGGGTCTATCAGGGCTCCGCCAAGCTGGTGAGTGCCATCGCCAGTGATGGCCGCCGGGTACAGTTTCCGGCCAATATCCTGCATAAAATGATCACCCGAGACGGTATTTATGGCCGCTTTCTGATTGAATTTAATCGCGAAGGGAAGTTTCAGAAGATTCAGAGAATCGGTTGA
- a CDS encoding quinone-dependent dihydroorotate dehydrogenase, which produces MMADWYGLTRQLFFRLSGETSHELGLDMLGAGERLGLLQYLAPQVASAPTTVAGIEFPNPVGLAAGLDKNGDYIDAFARLGFGFIEIGTITPRPQPGNPKPRLFRIPERRAIINRMGFNNKGVDHLVEQVKKAKYKGVLGINIGKNFDTPVENATSDYLICLEKVYQYATYITVNISSPNTPGLRTLQYGDALKELLEPLKQRQKELAEEFGYKPIFVKIAPDMEDNEVDMVAQTLIETDIDGVIATNTTLSRDGVQGMKHGNEAGGLSGAPVEDLATETVERLVKALDGKLPVIGVGGILDGKGAVEKMAAGSQLVQVYSGFIYRGPELIGECVDAIAAMK; this is translated from the coding sequence ATGATGGCTGATTGGTATGGACTGACCCGACAACTGTTTTTCCGCTTAAGTGGCGAAACATCCCATGAACTGGGCCTGGATATGCTGGGTGCTGGTGAGCGTCTGGGCCTGTTACAGTATCTGGCACCTCAGGTTGCTTCTGCACCCACAACCGTTGCGGGCATTGAGTTTCCTAATCCGGTTGGTCTGGCTGCGGGTCTTGATAAAAACGGCGATTATATCGATGCCTTTGCCCGTTTAGGTTTCGGTTTTATTGAAATTGGTACCATTACACCACGCCCGCAACCGGGTAATCCGAAGCCCCGTTTGTTCCGTATTCCAGAGCGCCGCGCCATTATCAATCGCATGGGCTTTAACAACAAAGGTGTGGATCATCTGGTTGAGCAGGTTAAAAAAGCCAAATACAAAGGTGTGCTGGGCATTAATATCGGCAAAAACTTTGATACCCCAGTTGAGAATGCTACCTCCGATTACCTGATCTGCCTGGAGAAGGTGTATCAATACGCCACCTACATCACGGTGAATATTTCTTCTCCTAATACGCCTGGGTTACGCACTCTGCAATACGGTGACGCGTTAAAAGAACTGCTGGAGCCGTTAAAGCAGCGCCAGAAAGAGCTGGCTGAAGAATTTGGTTATAAGCCGATCTTTGTGAAAATTGCGCCGGATATGGAAGACAACGAAGTTGATATGGTGGCGCAAACTCTGATCGAAACCGATATCGACGGTGTGATTGCCACCAATACCACACTGTCGCGTGACGGCGTTCAGGGGATGAAACACGGTAATGAAGCGGGTGGTTTGAGTGGTGCTCCGGTAGAAGATCTGGCGACTGAAACTGTTGAACGTTTAGTGAAAGCGCTGGATGGCAAACTGCCGGTGATTGGTGTGGGAGGTATTCTTGATGGCAAAGGAGCGGTTGAGAAAATGGCCGCGGGCTCGCAACTGGTTCAGGTGTACTCCGGCTTTATTTACCGTGGCCCGGAGCTGATTGGTGAGTGTGTTGACGCCATCGCGGCCATGAAATAA
- the rmf gene encoding ribosome modulation factor has translation MKKQKRDMQERAFARGYRAGVERRSKDLAPMGGQRDAWLAGWRSGRADHWDGYTGVSGVHKIAV, from the coding sequence ATGAAGAAACAGAAACGCGATATGCAGGAAAGAGCTTTTGCACGAGGTTACCGCGCAGGTGTTGAGCGCCGTTCAAAAGATCTTGCCCCCATGGGGGGTCAACGCGATGCCTGGCTGGCCGGATGGCGTTCTGGCCGTGCCGATCACTGGGATGGTTACACCGGCGTTTCTGGAGTTCATAAGATCGCAGTATAG